In Campylobacteraceae bacterium, a genomic segment contains:
- the pyrF gene encoding orotidine-5'-phosphate decarboxylase has product MELCVSLDLPSAKENLALAQSLKDKELWLKVGFRTFIRDGKDFLQELKKINPSFKIFLDLKLYDIPNTMADAAQEIASLGLVDMFNLHASAGKEAMQGVMERIKNIPNKPLVISVTALTSFSNEAFKEIYNEDISSKAIKLARDTYEAGVDGVVCSAYESKDIKNHTSSTFITLCPGIRPFGEDAGDQKRVADITFAKENFVDYIVVGRPIYKANNAKLIVERILEKI; this is encoded by the coding sequence ATGGAACTTTGTGTTTCTTTAGATTTGCCAAGTGCAAAAGAAAACTTGGCTTTGGCACAAAGTTTAAAAGATAAAGAGCTTTGGTTAAAAGTCGGTTTTCGAACATTTATAAGAGATGGAAAAGATTTTTTACAAGAATTAAAAAAAATTAATCCTTCTTTTAAAATATTTTTAGATCTTAAACTTTATGATATTCCTAATACTATGGCAGATGCAGCGCAAGAGATTGCTTCACTTGGTTTAGTTGATATGTTTAATCTTCATGCCAGTGCTGGTAAAGAAGCAATGCAAGGCGTTATGGAGCGAATTAAAAACATTCCTAATAAACCTCTTGTTATTAGTGTTACGGCACTTACTTCTTTTTCAAATGAAGCTTTTAAAGAGATATACAATGAAGATATAAGTTCAAAAGCTATTAAACTAGCACGTGATACTTACGAAGCAGGTGTTGATGGTGTTGTCTGCTCTGCTTATGAAAGCAAAGATATCAAAAATCATACTTCTTCTACTTTTATTACTTTATGTCCTGGCATCAGACCTTTTGGAGAAGATGCGGGCGATCAAAAAAGAGTAGCTGATATAACGTTTGCAAAAGAAAACTTTGTTGATTATATTGTGGTGGGAAGACCAATATATAAAGCAAACAATGCAAAACTAATTGTAGAAAGAATTCTAGAAAAAATATAA